The genomic DNA GGCGATCGAGGGTCTGCGCCACGCCTTTCGCCGCCTGCAGCAGATCAACACCGCCTCGCGCTCGCGCCGCAACGTGCAGCGCCACTACGATCTGTCCGGCGAGCTCTACAAGCTCTTCCTCGACGAGGACATGCAGTATTCCTGCGCCTATTTCGAACAGCTCGACATGACGCTGGACGAGGCGCAGCTCGCCAAGAAGCGCCATATCGCCGCCAAGTTGAGGCTTAAGCCCGGACAAACGGTGCTCGACATCGGTTCAGGCTGGGGCGGGCTCGGTCTCTATCTCGCCAAGACGTTCGACGTCGATGTTCAGGGTGTGACGCTGTCGACCGAACAGCATGGCGTCGCCACCGACCGCGCGCATGCGATGGGCCTGCAGGACCGGGTGCATTTCGACCTCAAGGACTACCGCGCGCTCAACGAACGCTTCGACCACATCGTCTCGGTCGGCATGTTCGAGCATGTCGGCGTCAACCACTACCGCACCTTCTTCGACAAGGCGGCGACGCTCTTGAAGCCCGACGGCGTGATGCTGCTCCACACCATCGGCCGCTCCGGCGTGCCGTGGGCGACCAGTGCCTTCGTCCGTAAATACATCTTCCCCGGCGGCTACATCCCGGCCCTTTCCGAAGTGATGCCGGCAATCGAGAAGTCGGGCCTGGTGGTCACCGACATCGAGATGCTCAGGCTGCACTATGCCGAGACGCTGAAGCACTGGGGCATGCGCTTTGCCGCCAACCGCGACAAGGCCAAGGCGATCTATGACGAGCGCTTCTGCCGCATGTGGGAATTCTACCTCGCCGCCTCGGAAGCCGCCTTCCGCTGGCAGGACCTGGTCATCTTCCAGATCCAACTCGCCAAGAAGAACGACACGCTGCCGATGACGCGCGACTACATGGCCAAATGCGAGAAGGCGTTGGAAATGCGCGACCTCGGCCATCAGGAGCCGGCTCCGGTGGCCGCCAAGCCCGCGCGCCGCCGCAAGGCGGTGGAGTAGGCGGCGCGGATTGCCGCTTGCCATTGCGGCTGATGCCGTGAAAAAGGTCTCGTTCGCGAGGCCTTTTTCATGACCTATCTCATCTACATCGCAGCCGCGCTTGCCGAGATCGCCGGCTGCTTTTCTTTCTGGGCCTGGTGGCGGCTGGCGAAGTCGCCGCTGTGGCTTGTTCCCGGCCTCGTCTCGCTTGCCCTCTTCGGCTTCCTGCTGGCGCTCGTCGACACCAACGCCGCCGGCCGCGCCTATGCGGCCTATGGCGGCATCTACATCGCCGCCTCGCTCGGCTGGCTTTGGCTGATCGAAGGCGCGCGCCCCGACCGCTTCGACCTCGCCGGCGCCGCGCTCTGCATCGTCGGCGCCTCGGTCATCCTTCTGGCACCGCGGGGAGTCTGAAGTGGAGCTGCCCGCCCCGCTCCGGCAAGGCGTCGACGGCCTGCTCGAAAAGGTGCCGCTGCCGGCGCTGAAACAGGCGGCGAGAACGCTTTCCGAACGCTACCGCGCCGAACTGCGCGACGGCCGTTTGCACATGGCCGAAGACATGGCGGTGAAGGCCTATCTGGCGACCAGGCTGCCCGCAACTTACGCCGCTGTCCGCGCAAGCCTCGATGCGCTGGAAGAGGCTCGACCCGAGTTCCTGCCGAAAAGCCTGCTCGATATCGGCGCCGGGCCTGGCACCATGCTTTGGGCCACGGTGGACGTCTGGCCTGAGCTCGAGCAGGCGGTTCTGGTCGAGGCGAGTGCTTCGGTGCGCAAGATCGGGCAGTCGCTGGCAGCCGGCGCGATCGCCGCCCGCGCGGACTGGGTCGCCGGCGACGCCACCATCGATCTCGACGGTCTCGGGCCCGCCGATCTCGTCAGCGCGGCCTATGTTCTGGACGAGATCGCGCCGGCCTCGCTGCCGAAGCTCGTCGGCAGGCTCTGGCGGTTGACCTCCGACACGCTGCTCGTCGTCGAGCCCGGAACGCCGGCCGGCTGGCAGCGCGTTCTTGCCGTGCGATCGCAGCTCATCGAAGCCGGCGCGCATGTCTCGGCGCCTTGCCCGCACGTGGCGCCCTGCCCGCTTGTTCCGCCCGACTGGTGTCACTTCTCGCGCCGTGTCGCCCGCTCGCGCCTGCATCGGCTGGCCAAGGAGGCCGACGTGCCGTGGGAGGACGAGAAGTTCATCTACCTCGCCGCATCGCGGCAGCCGGCGGCGGCGCGCGCGGCGCGGGTGATCGCGCCGCCGAAAGCGGGTTCGGGCAAGGTGGTGCTAAAGCTTTGCCAACCGGACGGCAGCGCCGGCGAGCGCCTGTTCAGCAAGCGCGACGGCGAAGTGTTCAAGACGGCGCGGCGGGCGGACTGGGGCGATACGCTGGCATAGGCCGCATACCCGGACGACCTCGGCATCGAGAGAGTCGCATCGCCGGTGCGCTGGCGGCTCGCGTGCTTTGGAGATTAGCCGAAGCGTCCAGACTTCGTCATCCACGGGCGGAGCGGGAGCGAAGCGACGCGGCGCAGACCATAGGATGACGACCTGACGAGTGTTTCGACTAATCTAGGTCGTCCGCGGCACCCTGCGCGAACAGACGTGGCAGATCGGTTGTGAGCGAGCCTCCGACGGCAATCAGCCATCTAATTTGTTCTTGCTTCGTTCCATACTTGCGCATAAGAATCATGACTTGCCGAGTCAACCGGAATCGGGCCACCGGAATACTGTCCTGTGGACGGTTCGCCGTTCCTGTGAACAACGGGCATCAAGGCCGATTGGCCGCGTGGTGATGCAGAAAGGTCAACACCGACTCATCTCGTTCTTGTTATCGAGAAGCCGGGATCGAAATCGGGGACATCATGGCAGAAGCAGCGCGCAAAATCGGCGTGGCGGAGCAACCGCTTTATCGCGAGGCACCGAACAA from Mesorhizobium sp. M1E.F.Ca.ET.045.02.1.1 includes the following:
- a CDS encoding cyclopropane-fatty-acyl-phospholipid synthase family protein; this translates as MNILLKRILDGLVRTGNLKVTGPKGSSVTFGDGSGEPVHMHIKTTHAERAISFDPMLAVPEAYMDGELDILEGGVLGMMRIAFQNMGSGGIDATWSKAIEGLRHAFRRLQQINTASRSRRNVQRHYDLSGELYKLFLDEDMQYSCAYFEQLDMTLDEAQLAKKRHIAAKLRLKPGQTVLDIGSGWGGLGLYLAKTFDVDVQGVTLSTEQHGVATDRAHAMGLQDRVHFDLKDYRALNERFDHIVSVGMFEHVGVNHYRTFFDKAATLLKPDGVMLLHTIGRSGVPWATSAFVRKYIFPGGYIPALSEVMPAIEKSGLVVTDIEMLRLHYAETLKHWGMRFAANRDKAKAIYDERFCRMWEFYLAASEAAFRWQDLVIFQIQLAKKNDTLPMTRDYMAKCEKALEMRDLGHQEPAPVAAKPARRRKAVE
- a CDS encoding YnfA family protein, with protein sequence MTYLIYIAAALAEIAGCFSFWAWWRLAKSPLWLVPGLVSLALFGFLLALVDTNAAGRAYAAYGGIYIAASLGWLWLIEGARPDRFDLAGAALCIVGASVILLAPRGV
- a CDS encoding small ribosomal subunit Rsm22 family protein; this translates as MELPAPLRQGVDGLLEKVPLPALKQAARTLSERYRAELRDGRLHMAEDMAVKAYLATRLPATYAAVRASLDALEEARPEFLPKSLLDIGAGPGTMLWATVDVWPELEQAVLVEASASVRKIGQSLAAGAIAARADWVAGDATIDLDGLGPADLVSAAYVLDEIAPASLPKLVGRLWRLTSDTLLVVEPGTPAGWQRVLAVRSQLIEAGAHVSAPCPHVAPCPLVPPDWCHFSRRVARSRLHRLAKEADVPWEDEKFIYLAASRQPAAARAARVIAPPKAGSGKVVLKLCQPDGSAGERLFSKRDGEVFKTARRADWGDTLA